A window of the Fusarium poae strain DAOMC 252244 chromosome 3, whole genome shotgun sequence genome harbors these coding sequences:
- a CDS encoding hypothetical protein (TransMembrane:1 (i21-41o)) — translation MKPSRIPAAAPNNTSGVLNCTRSYVGICAVVVMLMMSTMVWRQTDFVVVRLHTFEPQLQPPIATPDPKESKPLETSATLPRFWSANGENMDDLAHWEKPKGVEKIMGLVFYGRRQSVSILDCYLKRNLVKNGGLLDGVIFVERTKDPQDLALLQRLLESEDTYQKWQVEMSDEDNFSSGFGNSYDQVEDDIMYVKIDDDIVFMEDSVIPSIVKKKIDHPEYYIVSANVVNQPLLSWVHWNLGAIRPYLPEVDTSGKAMPLATSTVSKQEWNPLHLPPWNGPESFSAQEWDPEGTKHRWLPLDKGGKDHILDTTPIEVTEYDPMGRGWTEWTIGAQEHFSFFENLGKKKLSAYKFDTWDFQYERMGIQFVALLGRDINRAKPIEADDENHFSCNMPRILGRHAVADGRGVAAHYSFGSQRAGMDQTDVLDRYRSFASNHICAGPMLWTPEEG, via the exons ATGAAACCCTCACGAATACCAGCCGCAGCCCCAAACAATACATCTGGGGTTCTGAACTGCACACGAAGCTATGTCGGGATATGTGCTGTCGTAGTaatgttgatgatgtctaCTATGGTTTGGAGACAGACAGACTTTGTAGTCGTTCGACTTCACACCTTTGAACCGCAACTACAGCCTCCTATAGCAACACCAGACCCGAAGGAATCCAAACCACTCGAGACCTCTGCAACACTTCCACGTTTTTGGTCGGCTAATGGCGAAAACATGGACGATCTAGCTCACTGGGAGAAGCCCAAAGGCGTTGAAAAAATCATGGGACTCGTCTTTTACGGACGGCGACAATCAGTCTCAATCTTAGATTGCTATCTCAAG cgaaatcttgtcaaaaatGGGGGCTTACTCGATGGAGTTATTTTCGTGGAACGAACCAAAGACCCTCAAGATCTGGCTCTCTTACAAAGGCTCCTAGAGAGTGAAGACACGTATCAAAAGTGGCAGGTTGAGATGTCTGATGAAGACAACTTCTCCAGTGGGTTCGGCAATTCTTATGACCAAGTCGAAGACGATATCATGTATGTCAAGATTGATGACGATATT GTCTTTATGGAAGACAGTGTCATTCCATCTATTGTTAAGAAAAAGATTGACCATCCCGAATACTATATTGTCTCGGCAAATGTCGTCAACCAACCGCTATTAAGCTGGGTTCATTGGAATCTAGGTGCTATAAGGCCTTATCTTCCCGAGGTTGACACTTCAGGCAAAGCTATGCCTTTAGCCACGTCTACTGTATCAAAGCAGGAATGGAACCCGTTGCATCTTCCCCCATGGAACGGACCCGAGTCTTTCTCCGCTCAAGAATGGGACCCTGAAGGTACTAAACACCGCTGGTTGCCACTTGACAAGGGCGGCAAGGATCACATACTTGACACAACCCCCATTGAAGTCACCGAGTACGACCCCATGGGCCGTGGCTGGACCGAATGGACAATCGGCGCACAAGAacactttagcttttttgAGAATcttgggaagaagaagttatCAGCCTACAAGTTTGACACATGGGACTTTCAGTACGAGAGAATGGGCATCCAATTCGTTGCTTTATTGGGCCGAGACATCAATCGTGCCAAGCCAATCGAAGCAGATGATGAGAACCATTTTTCATGCAACATGCCACGAATACTTGGAAGAC ATGCCGTCGCGGACGGACGAGGTGTTGCTGCTCATTACAGCTTCGGAAGTCAGCGCGCCGGTATGGATCAAACTGATGTCCTCGATCGGTACAGATCTTTTGCAAGCAATCATATATGTGCTGGGCCTATGCTGTGGACACCGGAGGAGGGCTGA
- a CDS encoding hypothetical protein (BUSCO:55109at5125) has translation MGACASCLGRADGNSYDEEEESRLLYDEANGMQYGSFGDQAINGENDTLEAQRENEALQRVIAKTSDNMVDIFDIAPQENGNRGTTTPFAYAGQGARLARYQHLVAKLGNQGDNTPVSGVKVDWLPEDETIEMQKNGPASIKTIESDDGPLVGTFADAAAAMQ, from the exons ATGGGAGCTTGCGCATCATGTCTGGGACGGGCCGATGGCAACAGCTACGATGAG GAGGAAGAGAGCCGCCTACTTTACGATGAGGCAAATGGAATGCAATACGGCAGCTTTGGAGACCAAGCCATAAATGGCGAGAACGATACCCTCGAAGCCCAACGCGAGAACGAGGCTTTACAGCGTGTAATAGCCAAAACATCAGA TAACATGGTAGACATCTTCGACATCGCGCCTCAAGAGAATGGAAATCGTGGAACCACTACCCCCTTTGCTTATGCTGGCCAAGGTGCACGCCTTGCCCGATACCAGCATCTTGTGGCAAAGCTCGGTAACCAGGGTGACAACACTCCTGTGAGCGGCGTCAAGGTTGACTGGTTGCCCGAAGACGAGACGATTGAGATGCAGAAGAACGGACCGGCCAGCATCAAGACGATAGAGAGCGACGACGGTCCCCTTGTGGGGACATTTGCTGATGCTGCAGCGGCAATGCAGTGA
- a CDS encoding hypothetical protein (TransMembrane:11 (o47-69i90-108o120-141i180-201o207-230i299-317o337-358i365-383o419-441i453-470o482-503i)) codes for MALPKFLQPIGSKAAVHTDRVPLEVAQAEAPRFEKVTWYKEPHLRNLYFLIIFLLIASATTGYDGMMVNTSQQMDRWKEYFPEHKNESKLGILINMYNIGSIISFFIVPYLADNWGRKPTIMTGCVIMIVGAFVSAFCNGYGMYMGGRFILGFGNSLAQMSSPMLLTEICHPQHRGPLTAVYNCLWNLGSLIVSVVGWGTASINGDWSWRSITFIQAVPSIIQLCGIWWVPESPRFLINKDRPEEALAVLAKHHAGGDENNATVQFQYREIKETISADNSTKSTRYVDFLKTRGNRWRLAIIISLGIISQYSGNAIFSNYMDIIYEGAGIKEQGQKLALSAGKTILDLIISIGAAFTVDKVGRRPLFLTAITGMVFGFFLWTITGGVYENSEYATPATKEQPDGGVAYSNTGAGYAQIAAVWIFGIFYDIGFSGLLVAYALEVLPFHLRAKGMMIMNITVQAILAIGNQTNKLAWNNFPNHWNFMLFYTLWDFCELVFVWYFYIETKGPTLEEIARIFDGDDAVAHIDLAQVEKETAIVRHESITDYPSKTAA; via the exons ATGGCTCTGCCAAAGTTCCTGCAGCCTATCGGCTCAAAGGCCGCTGTCCATACTGATCGGGTCCCTCTCGAGGTTGCCCAAGCTGAAGCTCCAAGATTCGAAAAGGTCACCTGGTACAAGGAGCCTCATCTTCGTAATCTCTACTTTCTAATCATCTTCCTGCTGATTGCCTCGGCTACCACTGGATATGATGGTATGATGGTCAACACTTCCCAGCAGATGGATAGATGGAAGGAGTACTTCCCCGAGCACAAGAACGAAAGCAAGCTTGGAatcctcatcaacatgtACAACATTGGTTCCATtatctctttctttattgTCCCTTATCTCGCTGATAACTGGGGCCGAAAGCCCACTATCATGACTGGCTGTGTCATCATGATTGTTGGTGCTTTCGTCTCTGCTTTCTGCAACGGTTATGGCA TGTACATGGGTGGTCGATTCATCCTTGGTTTCGGTAACTCTCTGGCCCAGATGTCCTCCCCTATGCTTCTCACCGAGATTTGCCACCCTCAGCACCGTGGTCCCCTTACTGCTGTCTACAATTGTCTCTGGAATTTGGGTTCTCTGA TCGTTTCCGTTGTTGGCTGGGGTACTGCATCCATCAACGGTGACTGGTCATGGCGATCCATCACTTTCATTCAAGCAGTCCCCTCCATCATCCAGCTTTGCGGTATCTGGTGGGTTCCTGAGTCACCTCGATTCCTCATCAACAAGGACAGACCCGAGGAGGCTCTTGCTGTTTTGGCCAAGCATCATGCTGGCGGTGACGAGAACAACGCCACTGTTCAGTTCCAGTACCGTGAGATTAAGGAAACCATCTCGGCCGATAACTCTACCAAGTCTACTCGCTACGTCGACTTTCTCAAGACCCGAGGTAACAGGTGGCGTCTCGCCATTATCATTTCCCTTGGTATCATCTCTCAATATTCCGGAAACGCTATTTTCTCCAATTACATGGACATCATCTACGAAGGTGCTGGCATCAAGGAACAGGGCCAGAAACTCGCT cTCTCTGCTGGCAAGACAATTCTCGATCTGATCATCTCCATTGGTGCTGCCTTCACCGTCGACAAGGTCGGACGTCGCCCTCTCTTCCTTACTGCTATCACCGGTATGGTTTTCGGTTTCTTCCTCTGGACCATCACTGGTGGTGTCTACGAGAACTCGGAATACGCTACTCCTGCCACAAAAGAACAGCCTGATGGTGGTGTCGCGTACTCCAACACAGGTGCCGGTTATGCTCAGATCGCCGCTGTTTGGATCTTCGGTATCTTCTACGACATTGGTTTCTCTGGTCTCCTCGTCGCTTATGCCCTTGAGGTTCTTCCTTTCCACCTCCGTGCCAAGGGCATGATGATCATGAACATCACCGTTCAGGCCATCCTCGCCATTGGAAACCAGACAAACAAGCTTGCCTGGAACAACTTCCCCAACCACTGGAACTTCATGCTCTTCTACACTCTCTGGGATTTTTGTGAGCTTGTCTTCGTCTGGTATTTCTACATCGAGACCAAGGGCCCCACTCTTGAGGAGATTGCCCGTATCttcgatggtgatgatgctgtTGCCCACATCGATCTCGCTCAGGTCGAGAAGGAGACTGCTATTGTCCGACATGAGTCGATCACTGACTACCCCTCCAAGACGGCTGCATGA
- a CDS encoding hypothetical protein (SECRETED:SignalP(1-18)): protein MVRFTPLAALALVPVAQARFDWLYARDTIAQCPPCTMEGEAQECSYTVTVTEPAGPYETVTISNPKGSYHTVTVTEYGQPGKTVTITQNYQEPVTRVVYVSQGETLNPTKETVTVTAPGKVVTVTKTETSEHVVTKQVNVYPGPENSNGNGYNPGPKTVTIGNGYPAPSADSPGYDGAVVTKIVGGGDDVEYPDDAHTVTVIDDGKVKTLTYTDGHYNTVINTVTLKDGKKIVKTVTAENTNNYVITKTTHEGGKYHTVIVKPEPTVSTITDDNGDYITTIIETPHTYTLTAPIRYGSPSPTDDDCETITRTATYTGQPEVEIIVYDPESGDSTCTKEDGQPCHPDYENDKTGYDDNGKDQEDDDSKGQYEVPAYTKVQSGSDGYNSNVPVYTKIRTYGNGDTYTEVYGADPTGCESFAVSTSIATVYNTVVVTVEPSSTLASDKRVPKKARSPLSVRW from the coding sequence ATGGTTCGCTTTACTCCGTTGGCAGCTCTGGCTTTAGTGCCTGTTGCTCAAGCACGATTTGACTGGCTGTATGCACGAGACACCATTGCGCAGTGCCCCCCGTGCACCATGGAGGGCGAGGCTCAAGAATGTTCTTACACGGTGACAGTTACCGAACCAGCTGGGCCCTACGAGACCGTTACTATCTCTAATCCCAAGGGCTCTTATCACACAGTCACAGTCACAGAGTACGGCCAGCCTGGCAAGACTGTCACTATCACTCAGAACTATCAGGAGCCCGTGACCAGGGTTGTATACGTCAGCCAAGGTGAAACTCTCAATCCCACCAAGGAGACCGTTACCGTCACTGCTCCCGGCAAGGTTGTTACCGTCACAAAGACAGAGACCAGCGAGCATGTTGTCACCAAACAAGTGAACGTGTATCCCGGCCCTGAAAATTCGAACGGCAACGGATACAACCCCGGTCCCAAGACAGTAACCATCGGCAACGGATATCCCGCCCCCAGCGCTGACTCCCCTGGCTATGATGGAGCAGTTGTCACCAAGATTGTTGGGGGTGGAGATGACGTGGAATACCCCGACGACGCTCACACTGTCACTGTTATCGACGATGGAAAGGTCAAGACCTTGACATACACGGACGGTCACTACAACACCGTTATCAACACTGTGACTCTgaaggatggaaagaagatcGTCAAGACTGTCACTGCCGAGAACACAAACAACTATGTTATCACCAAGACCACCCACGAAGGTGGCAAGTACCATACCGTCATCGTCAAACCGGAGCCGACCGTCAGTACTATCACTGATGATAACGGCGACTACATTACCACTATTATCGAAACTCCTCACACATATACCTTGACCGCTCCTATCCGTTATGGGTCACCCAGCCCGACCGACGATGACTGCGAGACTATCACCAGGACTGCAACCTACACAGGCCAGCCTGAAGTCGAAATCATCGTTTACGATCCTGAGTCTGGTGATTCCACTTGCACAAAGGAAGACGGCCAGCCTTGTCACCCTGACTACGAGAACGACAAGACTGGCTATGATGACAACGGCAAGGACcaggaggatgatgacagcAAGGGTCAATATGAGGTTCCTGCGTACACCAAAGTTCAGAGCGGCAGTGACGGCTACAACTCAAACGTCCCTGTCTACACCAAGATCCGCACTTATGGCAATGGTGACACCTACACTGAGGTCTACGGTGCTGATCCAACCGGATGCGAATCATTTGCTGTCTCCACCAGCATAGCAACCGTTTACAACACCGTGGTGGTGACTGTTGAGCCTTCAAGTACCCTGGCTTCTGACAAACGAGTCCCAAAGAAGGCTCGTTCACCTCTCTCTGTTCGGTGGTGA